DNA from Chitinophaga pendula:
AATGATCAATACCGTGTTGTCCGAATTAGCTGAATATGCGATGAAAAATGGGGTAAATGAGCAGGGCCGACCTCGTATATAGGTCAGCCCTGCTAATATCTATTGCAAAATGAAACCAGCTTATCCTTTTTTAACAGGTGCCATTTTCGACTTTTGCTTTTTAGTGTTCTCACCTTTAATGGTAGCGGCCAATTTTAATGCTTCATAAGCATTCACCAGACCGCCCGTTTTAGACAGTTCAGAAAAATCAATTTCCTCATTATCTGAACCTGGTTTATTTACCTTGGTCATCCCATTAGGCAAGGGCGTAGCGCTCTTTTCTAAAATATACTTCAACTGGCTTGCACTCAACGTAGGGTAGTAGGAGAGGACCAGGGCAGCTACACCAGCTACTACAGGTGCTGCCATACTGGTACCGCTTGCACTTGCATATTTATTGCCGCCAGGTACAGTCGAATAGATCTGCACACCGGGTGCAAACAGATCCACACCCTTTTTACCGTAATTGGAGAAACTGGCCACTATCTGGGAAGCCTGTTTGCCACTGGCACTCGCTCCGACAGTGATGAAGTTGTTAGCAACCTTATTATCTGTAAAGAATGGATTAGGGAAATTGTCCACCATGTCATTATTATTACCGTCGTTCCCTGCTGCGTGTATCAGCAACACTCCTTTTTTCTCGGCATACCTGATCGCATCATCTACCCAATCCTTATGAGGAGAAAATCCCTTTCCGAAACTCATATTGATGATCTGAGCCCCGTTATCTACCGCATAACGGATACCCAATGCGACATCCTTATCACGTTCGTCCCCTTCCGGAACCACCTTTACTGCCATAATACGCACATTGTCTGCCACACCATCGATCCCTATGCCGTTATTACGCGCAGCGGCTATAATACCCGATACGTGCGTACCATGGAATCCGAAATTACCCATTACGTCGTTATTGCCATAATACCGGTCATTAATATCATCATATTTGTCACCTATGATATCCGCACGGGTATCTTTAGGCTCCCCGTCTGTACGTTCCGCTTTCCGCTTCAAATCCTTCATATACTCTTCAAACTCATCCTTGAAGTTCTTATAGGTAA
Protein-coding regions in this window:
- a CDS encoding S8 family serine peptidase, coding for MNLYRRAAVVAGGVAMMAAFSVEQTFAQSTSAPKNWQLLSYDKDSVLGTGTEKAYRELLKGKKSTPVIVAVIDSGVDTTHEDLRPILWRNPKEIPGNNIDDDGNGYVDDVFGWNFLGGKDGRSVKEDSDEATREYFRIKHKYGNPDSALAQNSAEYAYWKKLYDKVEKPRTQDKMSYKTMSKLQENVDKCGRILTTYLKKDDFTIPQLDSIQTTAEDVMVAKNFMSRFLKSAGDDDITYKNFKDEFEEYMKDLKRKAERTDGEPKDTRADIIGDKYDDINDRYYGNNDVMGNFGFHGTHVSGIIAAARNNGIGIDGVADNVRIMAVKVVPEGDERDKDVALGIRYAVDNGAQIINMSFGKGFSPHKDWVDDAIRYAEKKGVLLIHAAGNDGNNNDMVDNFPNPFFTDNKVANNFITVGASASGKQASQIVASFSNYGKKGVDLFAPGVQIYSTVPGGNKYASASGTSMAAPVVAGVAALVLSYYPTLSASQLKYILEKSATPLPNGMTKVNKPGSDNEEIDFSELSKTGGLVNAYEALKLAATIKGENTKKQKSKMAPVKKG